From Salarias fasciatus chromosome 12, fSalaFa1.1, whole genome shotgun sequence, the proteins below share one genomic window:
- the izumo1 gene encoding izumo sperm-egg fusion protein 1: MQMTLLFLLCCIPAAMACLQCDRTVKVLHEDFILSAPTVNDQIELQKISDHAYVTYRETSQARKGVIGPITFDTIQIMEKGRGILEKHLDAFIQDGLCPNKCGLLNRRVMDCVSCRKKIYICPSPTGQQDCGEYPVQAEEGGQAVLDCFRPWHRLLLGRPEYHYSWSPGVPGTQQLNESEFATLVVTDESSLILNQLHVTEQGTYRCSLQDRNGTIFYGVAFLLSVALSPPQTHRPLVTLPPVPHGDKYSPSQPTEEQLLSLITMAAALGVTASVGLIVLLRKKCHLISPRKKGIET, translated from the exons ATGCAGATGACACtgctcttcctgctctgctgcatcCCAGCAGCAATGGCCTGTTTGCAGTGTGATCGCACCGTCAAGGTCCTGCATGAGGACTTCATCTTGTCCGCTCCCACGGTGAATGATCAGATCGAACTGCAAAAGATTAGCGACCATGCCTATGTGACCTACAGAGAGACCAGTCAAGCACGAAAGGGGGTCATTG gaccTATAACATTTGACACCATTCAAATCATGGAGAAAGGCAGGGGTATCTTGGAGAAACACTTGGACGCCTTCATCCAAGATG GACTGTGCCCCAACAAGTGTG GGCTTCTAAACAGGAGAGTAATGGATTGTGTTTCTTGCCGCAAGAAGATCTACATCTGTCCTTCCCCAACAGGCCAGCAGGACTGCGGTG AGTACCCAGTACAGGCTGAGGAGGGAGGCCAGGCAGTGTTGGACTGTTTTCGTCCCTGGCATCGTCTTCTGCTGGGAAGACCAGAGTACCACTACTCCTGGTCACCTGGAGTACCAGGAACTCAACAG CTGAATGAAAGCGAGTTTGCGACTTTAGTAGTGACCGATGAGTCGTCTTTGATCTTGAATCAGCTTCATGTGACTGAACAAGGAACGTATCGCTGCTCGCTGCAAGACCGAAATGGAACCATCTTCTACGGAGTGGCTTTCTTACTCAGCG ttGCACTATCGCCTCCTCAAACTCACCGACCCCTTGTCACTCTGCCCCCCGTGCCTCATGGAGACAAATACTCACCTTCACAGcccacagaggagcagctgctgtcactcaTCACCATGGCTGCCGCTCTGGGTGTGACAGCCAGCGTGGGCCTCATAGTTCTTCTGag gaaaaaatGTCATCTCATCAGTCCGAGGAAAAAAGGGATAGAAACATAA